In Streptomyces alboniger, the following are encoded in one genomic region:
- a CDS encoding bile acid:sodium symporter family protein encodes MKRLKWPSWMPVDPYIVALLATVGVAALLPARGTAADVASGTSTAAVSFLFFLYGARLSTREALDGLKHWRLHATVLACTFLVFPVLGLAAKGLVPHVLTPALYSGFLFLTLVPSTIQSSIAFTSMARGNVPAAICAGSFSSLAGILLTPLLAAALLGSRGGGFSADSAVKIVLQLLVPFVAGQLLRRWVGGFLARHKKVLGYVDRASILLVVYTAFSAGMVQGIWSQVTPWRLLALLGVEAVLLTVMLTLTWYGAKRLGFGRGDRIAIQFAGSKKSLAAGLPMASVLFGAHASLAVLPLMLFHQMQLMVCAVIAKRRSRDPRDFDAEESAGAGVSGAPRAAATRTGAGTAPRSG; translated from the coding sequence GTGAAACGCCTGAAGTGGCCGTCCTGGATGCCGGTGGACCCGTACATAGTGGCGTTGCTCGCGACCGTGGGCGTCGCGGCGCTCCTGCCCGCCCGCGGCACCGCCGCCGACGTCGCCTCGGGGACCTCCACCGCCGCCGTGTCGTTCCTCTTCTTCCTCTACGGTGCCCGGCTCTCCACCCGCGAGGCGCTCGACGGGCTCAAGCACTGGCGGCTGCACGCCACGGTCCTCGCCTGCACGTTCCTCGTCTTCCCGGTGCTCGGGCTCGCCGCGAAGGGCCTCGTCCCCCACGTCCTGACGCCCGCCCTCTACAGCGGCTTCCTCTTCCTCACCCTGGTGCCGTCGACGATCCAGTCGTCCATCGCCTTCACGTCCATGGCCCGCGGCAACGTCCCCGCGGCGATCTGCGCCGGCTCCTTCTCCTCCCTCGCCGGCATCCTGCTCACCCCGCTGCTCGCCGCGGCGCTGCTCGGCAGCAGGGGCGGCGGCTTCTCGGCGGACTCCGCCGTCAAGATCGTGCTGCAACTGCTCGTGCCGTTCGTCGCCGGGCAACTGCTGCGCCGCTGGGTGGGCGGCTTCCTCGCCCGGCACAAGAAGGTCCTCGGATACGTGGACCGCGCCTCGATCCTGCTCGTCGTCTACACCGCCTTCAGCGCAGGCATGGTGCAGGGCATCTGGAGTCAGGTGACCCCGTGGCGGCTGCTCGCGCTGCTCGGCGTCGAGGCCGTACTGCTCACCGTGATGCTCACGCTCACCTGGTACGGCGCGAAGCGGCTGGGCTTCGGCCGCGGGGACCGCATCGCGATCCAGTTCGCCGGGTCGAAGAAGTCCCTGGCCGCGGGGCTTCCCATGGCCAGCGTCCTGTTCGGGGCGCACGCCTCACTCGCTGTCCTGCCGCTGATGCTCTTCCATCAGATGCAGCTCATGGTCTGCGCGGTCATCGCCAAGCGCCGCTCGCGCGATCCGCGGGACTTCGACGCCGAGGAGTCCGCCGGAGCCGGTGTCAGCGGGGCTCCGCGAGCCGCAGCGACACGAACCGGGGCCGGTACAGCGCCACGTTCCGGTTGA
- a CDS encoding DUF4185 domain-containing protein codes for MSDQERHGGVHGRIWLVLLLALACAAVLLVVLPRDDRGGDGRRGTTACRPRTVASWSADDKVTDAFARYGDDRTRTDDWTGGDGTHSVRLPDGRVLWLFSDTLLGQVHAPPNTAGQPHTWRDPNAPMVRNSAVVMSRSGTLERTLPTPLFTDPAPQQWRWPVAARVEPRTPGSDEKVVRVLLWNRMASQGPWIYGVPLATEVATLSLPDLRVEGIVKVSDQQRVADPEKRVLYGVTIVDEDGWTYVFGGTDAQAASRPSSDAHVARVPHGRLADAAAWEYWDGEEWGEGPSRPVLGDGSRKGVGSAFTVVRDEETYVLFTMAAGAEGLTDVTSYWSCSPTGPWHGPAKGFEAPLPKDSAARQDTAAYNPQAHPALGGDGRVVLSYDVNWLDPVPASAQANINRNVALYRPRFVSLRLAEPR; via the coding sequence ATGTCCGACCAAGAGCGCCACGGCGGGGTGCACGGCAGGATCTGGCTGGTCCTGCTGCTCGCCCTCGCCTGCGCGGCCGTCCTGCTCGTCGTCCTCCCCCGAGACGACCGGGGAGGCGACGGCAGGAGGGGAACGACGGCGTGCCGGCCCCGCACCGTGGCGTCCTGGTCCGCCGACGACAAGGTCACGGACGCGTTCGCGCGCTACGGCGACGACCGGACGCGGACCGACGACTGGACCGGCGGGGACGGCACCCACTCGGTCCGGCTGCCGGACGGGCGGGTGCTGTGGCTCTTCTCCGACACCCTCCTCGGCCAGGTCCACGCGCCGCCCAACACGGCGGGACAGCCGCACACCTGGCGCGACCCGAACGCGCCCATGGTCCGCAACTCGGCCGTGGTGATGTCCCGCTCGGGCACCCTGGAGCGCACCCTGCCCACCCCGCTCTTCACCGACCCGGCGCCCCAGCAGTGGCGCTGGCCGGTGGCGGCGCGGGTCGAGCCCCGTACGCCGGGCTCGGACGAGAAGGTCGTACGCGTCCTGCTGTGGAACCGCATGGCGAGCCAGGGCCCGTGGATCTACGGCGTCCCCCTGGCCACGGAGGTCGCCACGCTCTCCCTGCCGGACCTGCGCGTCGAGGGCATCGTGAAGGTGTCCGACCAGCAGCGGGTCGCGGATCCGGAGAAGCGGGTGCTGTACGGGGTGACGATCGTCGACGAGGACGGCTGGACGTACGTCTTCGGCGGCACCGACGCCCAGGCCGCCTCGCGCCCCTCCTCGGACGCCCATGTGGCGCGCGTCCCGCACGGCCGGCTCGCCGACGCCGCCGCGTGGGAGTACTGGGACGGCGAGGAGTGGGGGGAGGGCCCGTCGCGGCCGGTGCTCGGGGACGGCAGCCGCAAGGGGGTGGGGAGCGCGTTCACGGTGGTGCGCGACGAGGAGACGTATGTGCTGTTCACCATGGCGGCGGGCGCCGAGGGCCTGACCGACGTCACGTCGTACTGGTCGTGCTCCCCCACCGGCCCCTGGCACGGCCCCGCCAAGGGCTTCGAGGCGCCCCTGCCGAAGGACAGCGCCGCACGCCAGGACACGGCCGCCTACAACCCGCAGGCCCATCCGGCGCTCGGCGGCGACGGTCGCGTGGTGCTGAGCTACGACGTCAACTGGCTGGACCCCGTGCCCGCGAGCGCGCAGGCGAACATCAACCGGAACGTGGCGCTGTACCGGCCCCGGTTCGTGTCGCTGCGGCTCGCGGAGCCCCGCTGA
- a CDS encoding exo-alpha-sialidase encodes MPSSSSLPVRLRFLRWAAAVTAAVNAAVVGTLLPAPSARATQASVERTPAFEQQVLFKASQDPGYACFRIPAVVRTTKGTLLAFAEGRVNDCSDAGDIDLVLKRSHDGGRTWGPLQVVNEGAGDTHGNPAPVVDRGSGRVLLAETYNTGRTDGANCAVPCDRTPHMQYSDDDGRSWSRPRDLSDEILPEDWNSWYATGPVHGIQLSRGKHAGRLALAVNAETWDGDRVTANHAALAVSDDGGDHWRIGATDSYPISENGVFRQKPSEMTLTERPDGTVYVSGREQDGTDLGHRSHAVSRDGGDSFAAPFRAIPDLYAPQVQCSTLRFGKRMLLGCPGDPDRRRTMQIRSSYDGGRTWDSVDRGTTVTTDWSGYSDLVRADGTHVGLMYEGGAVDARDEIRFARFTEDWLKPRRGPDPTTRDRAPGARPAAVLGGARETGGRFGGALAFDGTDDAVRLPFRRQLPLGTGDFTASMWFRYSATSGEQPLLWMGGIGTNQPQVWLRGEPASNRVTGLITARDGGTPPRSASVRTTSAYNDGQWHHIALRRGDGRLTLFVDGTSVSATDVPGSVARNSPFGVHVAQRLDSRAHFAGAIDEVGVYDRALSDAEVDTLRDTNAPVTRDTVVQLPMDRVHGSN; translated from the coding sequence ATGCCGTCGAGTTCGAGCCTCCCCGTACGCCTCAGATTCCTCAGATGGGCCGCCGCCGTGACCGCCGCGGTGAACGCGGCGGTCGTCGGCACCCTGCTCCCCGCGCCCTCGGCGCGGGCCACGCAGGCGTCGGTCGAGCGGACACCGGCGTTCGAGCAGCAGGTGCTGTTCAAGGCCTCGCAGGATCCCGGATACGCCTGCTTCCGCATCCCCGCCGTCGTGCGGACGACGAAGGGCACCCTGCTCGCCTTCGCCGAGGGCCGCGTCAACGATTGCAGCGACGCGGGCGACATAGACCTGGTACTCAAGCGGTCGCACGACGGCGGCCGCACCTGGGGCCCGCTCCAGGTCGTCAACGAGGGCGCCGGTGACACGCACGGCAATCCCGCGCCGGTCGTGGACCGCGGGAGCGGGCGTGTCCTGCTGGCGGAGACGTACAACACCGGCCGCACCGACGGCGCAAACTGCGCGGTGCCGTGCGACCGCACGCCCCACATGCAGTACAGCGACGACGACGGCCGCAGTTGGTCCCGCCCGCGCGACCTGAGTGACGAGATCCTGCCGGAGGACTGGAACTCCTGGTACGCGACCGGCCCCGTGCACGGCATCCAGCTGTCCCGGGGCAAGCACGCGGGACGGCTCGCCCTCGCCGTCAACGCCGAGACGTGGGACGGCGACCGGGTCACCGCCAACCACGCCGCCCTGGCCGTCAGCGACGACGGCGGCGACCACTGGAGGATCGGCGCCACCGACTCGTACCCGATAAGCGAGAACGGCGTCTTCCGCCAGAAGCCCTCGGAGATGACCCTCACCGAGCGGCCCGACGGAACCGTCTACGTCAGCGGGCGCGAGCAGGACGGCACCGACCTGGGCCACCGCTCGCACGCGGTGAGCCGCGACGGCGGCGACTCCTTCGCAGCGCCCTTCCGCGCGATCCCCGATCTGTACGCCCCGCAAGTGCAGTGCTCCACCTTGCGGTTCGGCAAGCGGATGCTGCTCGGCTGCCCCGGCGACCCCGACCGCCGCCGCACGATGCAGATCCGCTCCTCCTACGACGGCGGCCGCACCTGGGACAGCGTCGACCGGGGCACGACGGTGACCACGGACTGGTCCGGCTACTCCGACCTGGTGCGGGCCGACGGCACGCACGTCGGCCTGATGTACGAGGGCGGAGCGGTCGACGCGCGCGACGAGATCCGCTTCGCCCGCTTCACCGAGGACTGGCTGAAGCCGCGCCGGGGCCCGGACCCGACGACCCGCGACCGCGCTCCGGGGGCCCGCCCCGCGGCCGTGCTCGGAGGGGCGCGCGAGACCGGGGGCCGCTTCGGCGGCGCCCTCGCCTTCGACGGCACCGACGACGCCGTACGACTGCCCTTCCGCCGTCAACTGCCCTTGGGTACGGGTGATTTCACCGCCTCGATGTGGTTCCGTTACTCCGCGACCTCCGGCGAGCAGCCGCTGCTCTGGATGGGCGGTATCGGCACCAACCAGCCGCAGGTGTGGCTGCGCGGCGAGCCCGCGAGCAACCGCGTCACCGGCCTGATCACCGCGCGGGACGGCGGCACGCCCCCGAGGTCGGCGTCCGTGCGCACCACCAGCGCGTACAACGACGGCCAGTGGCACCACATCGCGCTGCGCCGCGGCGACGGGCGCCTGACGCTGTTCGTCGACGGCACGTCCGTCAGCGCCACCGACGTGCCGGGCTCGGTCGCCCGCAACTCGCCCTTCGGCGTGCACGTCGCGCAGCGGCTCGACAGCCGCGCCCACTTCGCCGGGGCGATCGACGAGGTAGGAGTGTACGACAGGGCGCTGAGCGACGCCGAGGTGGATACGCTGCGGGACACCAACGCCCCTGTGACACGGGACACCGTCGTCCAGCTCCCCATGGACCGCGTGCACGGCAGCAACTAA